In the Populus trichocarpa isolate Nisqually-1 chromosome 1, P.trichocarpa_v4.1, whole genome shotgun sequence genome, one interval contains:
- the LOC7491484 gene encoding uncharacterized protein LOC7491484 encodes MSSKHGHTELEATQRNSLRIKVTRRGIRRPSCTIRGITSKMVEIREGQKRIKEGQKEVRKKFKEIRKESKKLKDETDLISRQSAANQLRLDLMFQIVKARADNDSAKDAHLTRTLRELMAKGECEHKQAFHRGGDHQARTKYN; translated from the exons ATGTCTTCGAAACATGGACACACGGAACTGGAGGCAACTCAAAGAAATAGTCTG AGAATAAAAGTAACGAGGAGAGGGATACGCAGGCCAAGCTGCACGATCAGAGGGATCACATCTAAGATGGTTGAGATCAGGGAAGGACAGAAACGAATAAAAGAGGGGCAAAAGGAAGTaaggaaaaaatttaaagaaataagaaaagagtcaaagaaactaaaagacGAAACCGATCTTATCTCCAGGCAGAGTGCTGCAAATCAACTCAGGCTTGATCTCATGTTTCAAATAGTCAAAGCCAGAGCAGATAATGATTCTGCCAAAGACGCTCATCTTACACGAACCTTGCG TGAACTAATGGCGAAAGGAGAATGTGAGCATAAGCAAGCTTTTCATAGAGGAGGGGATCATCAAGCACGAACTAAGTATAATTAG